Proteins from one Myxococcus stipitatus genomic window:
- the msrP gene encoding protein-methionine-sulfoxide reductase catalytic subunit MsrP — protein sequence MSDAPPPEPPSSDITPERLYLRRREFLKNVGLFAGTAAAVGGGLHLLSGRQRRFMDRYVPDAGVVPGPVAKAAGPFDTDEPRTPYEDVTTYNNFYELGLDKNDPARLGHLLTTRPWTVTLDGEVHKPATVDIDQLLSWFPPEERVYRMRCVEAWSMVIPWLGFPLAALLSRVEPTSHARYVAFTTLMDPERLPGQKRPVLDWPYTEGLRLDEALHPLTFMAMGLYGRQLPAQNGAPLRLVVPWKYGFKGIKSIVRITLTREPPPTTWNLAAPEEYGFYANVNPAVSHPRWSQASERRIGDFERRPTLPFNGYAEQVAHLYTGLDLRKNY from the coding sequence ATGAGCGACGCGCCGCCTCCCGAGCCTCCCAGCTCCGACATCACCCCCGAGCGCCTCTACCTGCGCCGCCGCGAGTTCCTGAAGAACGTGGGCCTGTTCGCCGGCACCGCCGCCGCGGTGGGCGGAGGGCTCCATCTCTTGAGCGGCCGGCAGCGGCGCTTCATGGACCGCTACGTCCCGGACGCGGGCGTGGTGCCGGGCCCCGTGGCCAAGGCGGCGGGCCCCTTCGACACGGACGAGCCGCGCACGCCGTACGAGGACGTCACCACGTACAACAACTTCTACGAGCTGGGCCTGGACAAGAACGACCCGGCGCGGCTCGGGCACCTGCTCACCACGCGCCCGTGGACCGTCACCCTCGACGGCGAGGTGCACAAGCCGGCGACGGTGGACATCGACCAGCTGTTGTCCTGGTTCCCGCCGGAGGAGCGCGTCTACCGCATGCGCTGCGTGGAGGCCTGGTCCATGGTGATTCCGTGGCTGGGCTTCCCGCTGGCCGCGCTGCTGTCGCGCGTGGAGCCCACCAGCCACGCGCGCTACGTGGCCTTCACCACGCTGATGGACCCGGAGCGGCTGCCCGGGCAGAAGCGCCCGGTGCTGGACTGGCCGTACACCGAAGGGCTGCGGCTGGACGAGGCGCTCCACCCGCTCACCTTCATGGCCATGGGGCTGTACGGCCGTCAGCTCCCCGCGCAGAACGGCGCGCCGCTGCGGCTCGTCGTCCCGTGGAAGTACGGCTTCAAGGGCATCAAGTCCATCGTCCGAATCACGCTGACGCGCGAGCCGCCGCCCACGACGTGGAACCTCGCCGCGCCGGAGGAGTACGGCTTCTACGCCAACGTGAACCCGGCCGTGTCGCACCCGCGCTGGAGCCAGGCGTCGGAGCGGAGAATCGGCGACTTCGAGCGGCGGCCCACGCTGCCCTTCAACGGCTACGCGGAGCAGGTGGCCCACCTCTACACGGGCCTGGACCTGAGGAAGAACTACTGA
- a CDS encoding fatty acid desaturase, whose protein sequence is MENPARHRPAPPGPWGVLIALVVMGAWSGHLAWMLTTPGWAWDAPLTWLNVALQAWLCTGLFITGHDAMHGTVSRTPWVNEVVGTLACFLFAGLSYRRLVVNHRAHHANPTGPDDPDFSTRTQAFWPWLGTFMVRYTTLPQLGVMAAKFNILVFLGVSQPRILLAWVLPAVLGTLQLFYFGTWLPHRRPDTPEMAPHHARTLPRNHAWAMLTCFFFGYHWEHHESPGTPWWRLWRLKDARVREGLAGRGDVTAGRAGPL, encoded by the coding sequence ATGGAGAATCCGGCCCGTCATCGTCCGGCTCCGCCCGGGCCCTGGGGTGTCCTCATCGCGCTCGTCGTCATGGGCGCGTGGAGCGGGCACCTGGCGTGGATGCTGACGACGCCCGGCTGGGCCTGGGACGCGCCGCTCACCTGGTTGAACGTGGCCCTCCAGGCGTGGCTGTGCACGGGCCTCTTCATCACCGGGCATGACGCCATGCACGGCACGGTGTCCCGGACGCCGTGGGTGAACGAGGTGGTGGGCACGCTGGCCTGCTTCCTCTTCGCCGGGCTCTCGTACCGCCGGCTGGTCGTCAACCACCGCGCCCACCACGCCAACCCCACGGGCCCGGACGACCCGGACTTCTCCACGCGCACCCAGGCCTTCTGGCCCTGGCTGGGCACGTTCATGGTGCGCTACACCACGCTGCCGCAGCTGGGTGTCATGGCGGCCAAGTTCAACATCCTCGTCTTCCTGGGGGTGTCGCAGCCGCGCATCCTCCTCGCCTGGGTGCTGCCGGCCGTGCTCGGCACGCTCCAGCTCTTCTACTTCGGCACCTGGCTGCCCCACCGGCGCCCGGACACGCCGGAGATGGCGCCCCACCACGCGCGCACCCTGCCGCGCAACCACGCGTGGGCGATGCTCACCTGCTTCTTCTTCGGCTACCACTGGGAGCACCACGAGTCCCCCGGGACGCCCTGGTGGCGGCTGTGGCGGCTGAAGGACGCCCGGGTCCGGGAGGGGCTAGCGGGGCGGGGGGATGTAACGGCCGGACGGGCCGGGCCGTTATAA